A genomic window from Micromonospora ferruginea includes:
- a CDS encoding ATPase, which yields MRFSMVESGYDRRQVDSCLDELDLQLGRLAARVEGAAGSGREWDQIRLDARHLGDFLRRRAAPAEDATAAAPGAAEREAAALLARARAELEAARDEARRVREEAYAEAVRARREFEAALLARRRHEARVDDILSGVR from the coding sequence ATGAGGTTCTCGATGGTGGAGTCCGGTTACGACCGGCGTCAGGTGGATTCCTGCCTCGACGAGTTGGACCTCCAACTGGGCCGGCTGGCGGCGCGCGTGGAGGGCGCCGCGGGCTCGGGCCGGGAGTGGGACCAGATCCGGCTGGACGCCCGGCACCTCGGCGACTTCCTCAGGCGTCGCGCCGCGCCGGCCGAGGACGCGACCGCCGCCGCTCCGGGCGCCGCCGAGCGGGAGGCCGCCGCCCTGCTGGCCCGCGCGCGCGCCGAGCTGGAGGCCGCCCGGGACGAGGCCCGCCGGGTGCGCGAGGAGGCGTACGCCGAGGCGGTGCGGGCGCGTCGCGAGTTCGAGGCCGCGCTGCTGGCCCGGCGACGCCACGAGGCCCGCGTCGACGACATCCTCTCCGGCGTGCGGTGA
- a CDS encoding response regulator — protein sequence MGQPRPNPVRILVVDDDPGDVLMIEEALEESDVDKVIDVVADGEEAMEFLRREGRHTEAQRPDVILLDLNMPRMDGRQVLGEVKRDEDLRTIPIVVLTTSNADTDVVSSYTLQANAYVTKPIDLDDFNDVVRRIDEFFGRVVVLPKHA from the coding sequence ATGGGCCAGCCCCGACCCAACCCCGTACGCATCCTGGTGGTGGACGACGACCCGGGCGACGTCCTGATGATCGAGGAGGCGCTCGAGGAGTCGGACGTCGACAAGGTCATCGACGTGGTCGCGGACGGCGAGGAGGCGATGGAGTTCCTCCGCCGCGAGGGCCGGCACACCGAGGCGCAGCGGCCGGACGTCATCCTGCTCGACCTGAACATGCCCCGGATGGACGGGCGGCAGGTGCTCGGCGAGGTCAAGCGGGACGAGGACCTGCGGACCATCCCGATCGTGGTGCTGACCACCTCGAACGCCGACACGGACGTGGTCAGCAGCTACACGCTCCAGGCCAACGCCTACGTGACCAAGCCGATCGACTTGGACGACTTCAACGACGTGGTGCGCCGCATCGACGAGTTCTTCGGCCGGGTGGTCGTGCTGCCCAAGCACGCCTGA
- a CDS encoding STAS domain-containing protein translates to MTFTVTYAQRGEAGAGLRLAGELDLSTAGELNATIDRLVAEGRRELLVDLTELTFCDSTGIAAFVRGDNLVAADGGWLRLTGASGRVARVLQVTGLAEVLAHRRDPTDPTASACS, encoded by the coding sequence GTGACGTTCACCGTCACGTACGCCCAGCGGGGCGAGGCCGGCGCCGGTCTCCGGCTCGCCGGTGAACTCGACCTGAGCACGGCCGGCGAGCTGAACGCGACGATCGACCGGCTGGTCGCCGAGGGCCGGCGGGAACTCCTGGTGGACCTCACCGAGCTGACGTTCTGCGACTCGACGGGCATCGCCGCCTTCGTCCGGGGGGACAACCTCGTCGCCGCCGACGGCGGCTGGCTGCGGCTGACCGGGGCGAGCGGCCGGGTGGCCCGGGTGCTCCAGGTGACCGGGCTGGCCGAGGTGCTCGCACACCGCCGCGACCCGACCGACCCGACCGCGTCGGCCTGCTCCTGA
- a CDS encoding cobalamin B12-binding domain-containing protein, producing the protein MSATTVGADPAHAFPGYLECLAEADEQAAVAVARGLLEAGVPAERVLLDLVAPAQAEVGERWARNEWSVAQEHAATHISERVVAAVAAYADPRPTRGRIVMACMDGEWHALPARLVAEVLRLRGWQVVFLGASVPAAHLVSYLHRYDADAVALACALPMRLPHAHRMIEACRRSDVPVVVGGRGFGADGRWARVLGVPWAPDAPAAADLVADDRALRATPPARLDHLADDEYASLVKRRGELIDSALADLRERVPAVADYTPAQLDSTVGDLGYIVDFLAAALYVDDRTLFTEFVEWLVEILVSRGVPAGAVGLTLDHYGQELRDFPRAAAFLDRGRAVVGGLSAATAGR; encoded by the coding sequence GTGAGCGCGACGACCGTCGGGGCCGATCCGGCCCACGCCTTCCCCGGCTACCTGGAGTGCCTGGCCGAGGCCGACGAGCAGGCCGCGGTGGCGGTGGCCCGGGGGCTGCTGGAGGCCGGCGTGCCGGCCGAGCGGGTGCTGCTCGACCTGGTCGCCCCGGCCCAGGCCGAGGTGGGGGAGCGGTGGGCGCGCAACGAGTGGAGTGTGGCCCAGGAGCACGCCGCCACCCACATCAGCGAGCGGGTGGTGGCGGCGGTGGCCGCGTACGCCGATCCCCGCCCGACCCGCGGCCGGATCGTGATGGCCTGCATGGACGGTGAGTGGCACGCGCTGCCGGCCCGGCTGGTCGCCGAGGTGCTGCGGCTGCGCGGCTGGCAGGTCGTCTTCCTCGGCGCCAGCGTCCCGGCCGCGCACCTGGTGTCCTACCTGCACCGGTACGACGCCGACGCGGTGGCGCTGGCCTGCGCGCTGCCGATGCGGCTGCCGCACGCCCACCGCATGATCGAGGCGTGCCGCCGCTCCGACGTGCCGGTGGTGGTCGGCGGCCGGGGTTTCGGGGCGGACGGCCGTTGGGCCCGGGTGCTGGGCGTGCCGTGGGCGCCGGACGCGCCGGCCGCGGCCGACCTGGTCGCCGACGACCGGGCGTTGCGCGCGACGCCGCCCGCGCGACTGGACCACCTCGCCGACGACGAGTACGCCAGCCTGGTCAAGCGCCGTGGCGAGCTGATCGACAGCGCGCTGGCCGACCTGCGCGAGCGGGTGCCGGCGGTGGCCGACTACACCCCGGCGCAGCTCGACTCCACGGTCGGTGACCTCGGCTACATCGTCGACTTCCTGGCCGCCGCGCTCTACGTCGACGATCGGACGCTGTTCACCGAGTTCGTCGAGTGGCTGGTGGAGATCCTGGTCAGTCGCGGCGTGCCGGCGGGCGCGGTCGGCCTGACGCTCGACCACTATGGACAGGAGCTGCGCGACTTCCCCCGGGCGGCGGCCTTCCTCGACCGGGGCCGGGCCGTGGTCGGCGGGCTGTCGGCGGCGACCGCGGGCCGCTGA
- a CDS encoding PP2C family protein-serine/threonine phosphatase has protein sequence MTAADVRGSDPGDGRISTPSAARASAWPAAVSMTSALPPLAPDHEVTAVPDWSEVVEHFREGLIVCDAEGVVRHVSPVAERLVPEVVAGEVLAAAGVAPLSGDGPAEFTHHRRRLRVRPVPLSFARRCWYVEDVTESVSRADALLAERARSLFLAVVGEKLGNPLHPDRAAAAVARLAVPTIADVAVLVLAPRSGRARWWRSTRVDDEAPAVDSGVLPAAALPAAIEAGLSGTEPHALDWLVEQAAEAGWLPGLDVPGATARVVPLPGREAPAGVLLVARRAGRWYDQADVDLVRAFAARAGAALTTAMLYRDQAEVADTLQASLLPVEPAAASGVQWGTAYRPAQAGLRIGGDFYGSHRLADGGSVFFLGDVSGKGVEAAVFTGQLRQCLHALHRVESQPGRLLKLLNDALLETTQAHGQGRFATMVLGVTRPHRDGGLTLTLAGGGHLPPLVLRESGEVEVVPLSGMLIGVVPDPRIGETTVHLAPGETCLLYSDGVTEARGGWRGDEQFGADRLLNAVTGCHRMPAPALAERIEQVTCDWLAHGDHDDIAVLALRATGPAGRATRHLHAVPEPRNADRSRELPA, from the coding sequence GTGACTGCTGCCGACGTCAGGGGTTCCGACCCGGGCGACGGACGGATCTCCACGCCGAGTGCCGCACGGGCTTCAGCGTGGCCGGCCGCCGTCTCGATGACGTCTGCCCTCCCGCCGCTGGCCCCCGACCACGAGGTCACCGCCGTCCCGGACTGGTCCGAGGTGGTCGAGCACTTCCGCGAGGGGCTCATCGTCTGCGACGCCGAGGGTGTGGTCCGTCACGTGAGCCCGGTCGCCGAGCGGCTCGTGCCCGAGGTGGTGGCCGGTGAGGTGCTCGCCGCCGCCGGCGTGGCGCCGCTGAGCGGCGACGGCCCGGCCGAGTTCACCCACCACCGGCGACGGCTGCGGGTGCGCCCGGTGCCGCTCTCCTTCGCCCGGCGCTGCTGGTACGTCGAGGACGTCACCGAGAGCGTGAGCCGGGCCGACGCGCTGCTCGCCGAGCGGGCCCGCTCGCTCTTCCTCGCCGTGGTCGGCGAGAAGCTCGGCAATCCGCTGCACCCCGACCGCGCCGCGGCCGCCGTGGCCCGCCTCGCCGTGCCCACGATCGCCGACGTGGCGGTGCTGGTGCTGGCGCCCCGCTCCGGCCGGGCCCGCTGGTGGCGGTCGACCCGCGTGGACGACGAGGCCCCCGCGGTGGACAGCGGCGTGCTGCCGGCCGCGGCGCTGCCCGCGGCGATCGAGGCCGGCCTCTCCGGCACCGAGCCGCACGCGTTGGACTGGCTGGTCGAGCAGGCCGCCGAGGCGGGCTGGCTGCCCGGTCTCGACGTGCCGGGCGCGACCGCCCGGGTGGTGCCGTTGCCCGGCCGTGAGGCCCCGGCCGGCGTGCTGCTGGTGGCCCGCCGTGCCGGCCGCTGGTACGACCAGGCCGACGTCGACCTGGTCCGCGCGTTCGCGGCCCGGGCCGGGGCGGCGTTGACCACCGCCATGCTCTACCGCGACCAGGCCGAGGTCGCCGACACGTTGCAGGCCAGCCTGCTGCCGGTGGAGCCGGCGGCGGCCTCGGGCGTGCAGTGGGGCACGGCCTACCGCCCGGCGCAGGCGGGGTTGCGCATCGGCGGCGACTTCTACGGTTCGCACCGGCTCGCCGACGGCGGTTCGGTCTTCTTCCTGGGCGACGTGTCCGGCAAGGGTGTGGAGGCGGCGGTCTTCACCGGCCAGCTCCGCCAGTGCCTGCACGCCCTGCACCGGGTCGAGAGCCAGCCGGGCCGGCTGTTGAAGCTGCTCAACGACGCCCTGCTGGAGACCACCCAGGCGCACGGGCAGGGCCGCTTCGCCACCATGGTGCTCGGCGTGACGCGTCCGCACCGCGACGGCGGCCTGACCCTGACCCTGGCCGGCGGCGGGCACCTGCCGCCGCTGGTGCTGCGCGAGTCCGGCGAGGTCGAGGTGGTGCCGTTGAGCGGCATGCTGATCGGCGTGGTGCCGGACCCGCGGATCGGCGAGACCACCGTGCACCTGGCGCCGGGGGAGACCTGCCTGCTCTACAGCGACGGGGTGACCGAGGCGCGCGGCGGGTGGCGCGGCGACGAGCAGTTCGGCGCCGACCGGCTGCTCAACGCGGTGACCGGCTGCCACCGGATGCCCGCGCCGGCGCTGGCCGAGCGGATCGAGCAGGTGACCTGCGACTGGCTCGCCCACGGCGACCACGACGACATCGCGGTGCTCGCGTTGCGGGCGACCGGCCCGGCCGGTCGGGCGACCCGTCACCTGCACGCGGTGCCGGAGCCGAGGAACGCCGACCGATCGAGGGAGCTGCCCGCGTGA
- a CDS encoding STAS domain-containing protein, whose protein sequence is MVVSQRRKPEAAPLTISVDRSDPAAPVVGVGGDLAYATSAPLRAEVDRLLAERPAALVFDFGGLNFCDSTGLSVIVHAWREGQQAGTAIELRAVPRFLETILDMTGVTGLLDRSPVDGRSASGSAASA, encoded by the coding sequence ATGGTGGTATCCCAACGGAGAAAGCCCGAAGCCGCACCGCTGACCATCTCCGTGGACCGCTCCGACCCGGCCGCCCCGGTGGTCGGCGTCGGCGGCGACCTGGCCTACGCCACGTCCGCGCCGCTGCGGGCCGAGGTCGACCGGCTGCTCGCCGAGCGCCCCGCGGCGCTCGTGTTCGACTTCGGCGGCCTGAACTTCTGCGACAGCACCGGCCTGTCCGTGATCGTGCACGCCTGGCGCGAGGGCCAGCAGGCCGGCACCGCGATCGAGCTGCGGGCGGTTCCGCGCTTCCTGGAGACCATCCTCGACATGACCGGGGTCACCGGTCTGCTGGACCGCTCGCCGGTCGACGGCCGCTCCGCATCCGGTTCGGCCGCCTCCGCGTGA
- a CDS encoding STAS domain-containing protein, producing the protein MLSPLLTIEVDRLDAGSARLRLAGELDFDTAPELVAAAAELRRAGHQELWLDFAGVTLCDSSGLSALVVIHRSGTGGVHLIDMTPRVRQLLDRTGLAELLPTPPRAAPGDAREVG; encoded by the coding sequence ATGCTCTCCCCGCTGTTGACCATCGAGGTGGATCGGCTCGATGCCGGATCCGCCCGGCTGCGGCTGGCCGGCGAGCTCGACTTCGACACTGCCCCGGAACTCGTCGCCGCCGCCGCCGAGCTGCGCCGCGCCGGCCACCAGGAGCTGTGGCTCGACTTCGCCGGGGTGACGCTGTGCGACTCGTCCGGCCTGAGCGCGTTGGTGGTGATCCACCGGTCCGGCACCGGAGGTGTCCACCTGATCGACATGACCCCGCGGGTCCGGCAACTGCTGGACCGCACCGGTCTGGCCGAGTTGCTGCCCACGCCGCCCCGTGCCGCGCCGGGCGACGCCCGCGAGGTGGGCTGA
- a CDS encoding DUF2267 domain-containing protein produces MRKQMEGDNQRRRALARQAREQGLRPSRTGASLSASKQVTSLDRHDRSGPPPAGRHKPDSTRGGPAPPPVGVAERPRPLPDPLPDAATPMGYRALVDAVSRRAGVDFAEAKVAAEATVLALAWALDETERERLLDAVPVKLHDVVPVDGIERRQDLPGFLAEVGRRSRLTPEQARYQAEATLAALADADAELVGSLRVPDGLRDLLAPADYGGGLVGVSSATAPLTEPELRDALASLPYWSSDRRSLVRTIELPGGNLDRVLDRLDRLKAAGGRGPQIGRPDPDNAVLTVRTQQVDAVTAADVDLAHRVDAAIDEAGAGMAAG; encoded by the coding sequence ATGCGCAAGCAGATGGAGGGCGACAACCAGCGCCGCCGGGCCCTCGCCCGCCAGGCCCGGGAACAGGGGCTGCGGCCGAGCCGGACCGGCGCCAGCCTGAGCGCGTCCAAGCAGGTCACCTCGCTGGACCGGCACGACCGGTCCGGCCCGCCGCCGGCCGGCCGGCACAAGCCGGACAGCACGCGTGGCGGACCCGCGCCGCCGCCGGTCGGGGTGGCGGAACGCCCACGCCCGCTGCCGGACCCGCTGCCGGACGCGGCCACCCCGATGGGTTACCGGGCTCTCGTGGACGCGGTGAGCCGGCGGGCCGGCGTCGACTTCGCCGAGGCGAAGGTCGCCGCGGAGGCCACCGTGCTCGCCCTGGCCTGGGCACTCGACGAGACCGAACGGGAACGGCTGCTCGACGCGGTGCCGGTGAAGCTGCACGACGTGGTGCCGGTGGACGGCATCGAGCGGCGGCAGGACCTGCCGGGCTTCCTGGCCGAGGTCGGGCGGCGCAGCCGGCTCACCCCGGAGCAGGCGCGCTACCAGGCCGAGGCGACCCTGGCCGCGCTGGCCGACGCCGACGCCGAACTGGTCGGCTCGCTGCGCGTACCGGACGGGTTGCGGGACCTGCTCGCGCCGGCCGACTACGGCGGCGGGCTGGTGGGCGTGTCCTCGGCCACCGCGCCGCTGACCGAGCCGGAGTTGCGGGACGCGCTGGCCTCGCTCCCCTACTGGTCCAGTGACCGGCGGTCGCTGGTGCGCACCATCGAGTTGCCCGGCGGCAACCTGGACCGGGTGCTCGACCGGCTGGACCGGCTCAAGGCCGCCGGCGGGCGCGGCCCGCAGATCGGCCGGCCGGACCCGGACAACGCGGTGCTCACCGTCCGGACCCAGCAGGTCGACGCCGTCACGGCGGCGGACGTGGACCTGGCGCACCGGGTCGACGCCGCGATCGACGAGGCCGGCGCCGGCATGGCCGCCGGCTGA
- a CDS encoding spermidine synthase, with protein sequence MESGAEVLEIVVDPARPTGRTLLADGVEQSYVDVANARHLHFEYVRRIAAVIDLAAPPGRPLTALHLGGGALTLPRWLAATRPGSAQRVVERDPGVVELVRRRLPPVPPEVAVTLGDAREAVTEAPAEAYDVVVGDVYRAARMPAHVAAVEFAAQVARVLRPDGVYLVNLTDLPPLAHTRAQVATLRAVFGDVYLVTDRRMLRGRRYGNVVLAGTPRPGRLPVRRLATRVAADPVPGTVLHAATLDAFAADAWPVTDADLT encoded by the coding sequence GTGGAGAGCGGCGCCGAGGTCCTGGAGATCGTCGTGGACCCGGCCCGCCCCACCGGCCGGACGCTGCTCGCGGACGGGGTGGAGCAGTCCTACGTGGACGTGGCGAACGCCCGCCACCTGCACTTCGAGTACGTCCGGCGGATCGCCGCCGTGATCGACCTGGCCGCGCCACCCGGCCGGCCGCTGACCGCCCTGCACCTGGGCGGCGGCGCGCTCACCCTGCCACGCTGGCTGGCGGCGACCCGGCCCGGTTCCGCGCAGCGGGTCGTGGAGCGCGACCCCGGCGTGGTGGAGCTGGTCCGCCGGCGGCTGCCGCCGGTGCCGCCGGAGGTGGCGGTCACGCTCGGCGACGCCCGCGAGGCGGTCACCGAGGCGCCGGCGGAGGCGTACGACGTGGTGGTGGGCGACGTCTACCGGGCGGCCCGGATGCCGGCGCACGTCGCCGCCGTGGAGTTCGCCGCGCAGGTGGCCCGGGTGCTCCGCCCGGACGGCGTCTACCTGGTCAACCTCACCGACCTGCCGCCGTTGGCGCACACCCGCGCCCAGGTCGCCACGCTGCGCGCCGTCTTCGGCGACGTCTACCTGGTCACCGACCGGCGGATGCTGCGCGGCCGGCGGTACGGCAACGTGGTGCTCGCCGGCACGCCGCGTCCCGGGCGACTGCCGGTGCGCCGCCTCGCCACCCGGGTCGCCGCCGACCCGGTGCCCGGGACCGTGCTGCACGCGGCGACGCTCGACGCGTTCGCCGCCGACGCCTGGCCGGTCACCGACGCCGACCTGACCTGA
- a CDS encoding AI-2E family transporter, whose product MSVAEDRSTARRTLIVIGLVLATVVGLALVWATRRVLVWGLVAAFLAIALKPLVDRLERRIRRRALATLLVFLAAFALFAALGALIVVPLVDELGRLADRAPHVVHEAQAGRGPVGELLDRLHLLRYAEPGRLRQYGSRLGEPTVGLVRGVAQAVAALVTVVVLAYLMVLEAPRIVAGTLRLVGDGPAERLRRIGRDTSRIVTGYLSGNLLISVICGGLTFGVLLLLGVPFAAVIALVVAVVDLIPLVGATLGAIVAAGAGFARSPTAGIVVLVFFVVYQQVENHLLQPVIMARAVRLNPLTVLVSVLLAAELAGLVGALLAIPAAGVVQVLLREFVPAGRLALAAPADPGPDQRAGRPGDPPPAGGSDPRTAPRPPAGGSAPGTRDRPPAGG is encoded by the coding sequence ATGAGCGTCGCCGAGGACCGGTCCACCGCCCGCCGGACGCTGATCGTGATCGGCCTCGTGCTGGCCACCGTGGTCGGGTTGGCGCTGGTCTGGGCGACTCGGCGGGTGCTCGTCTGGGGCCTGGTCGCGGCGTTCCTCGCAATCGCCCTCAAGCCGCTGGTCGACCGGCTGGAACGCCGGATCCGCCGGCGCGCGCTCGCCACCCTGCTGGTCTTCCTGGCCGCGTTCGCGCTGTTCGCGGCGCTGGGCGCGTTGATCGTCGTGCCGCTGGTGGACGAGCTGGGCCGGCTCGCCGACCGGGCGCCGCACGTGGTGCACGAGGCGCAGGCCGGACGGGGACCGGTCGGCGAGCTGCTGGACCGCCTGCACCTGCTCCGGTACGCCGAGCCCGGCCGGCTGCGCCAGTACGGCTCCCGACTCGGCGAGCCGACCGTGGGACTGGTCCGGGGCGTGGCGCAGGCCGTCGCCGCGCTGGTCACGGTGGTGGTGCTGGCGTACCTGATGGTGCTGGAGGCGCCGCGGATCGTGGCGGGCACGCTGCGGCTGGTCGGTGACGGCCCGGCGGAGCGGTTGCGGCGCATCGGCCGCGACACGTCCCGCATCGTCACCGGCTACCTGAGCGGCAACCTGCTGATCAGCGTGATCTGCGGCGGCCTGACCTTCGGCGTGCTGCTCCTGCTCGGGGTGCCGTTCGCCGCGGTGATCGCCCTGGTGGTCGCCGTGGTCGACCTGATCCCGCTGGTGGGCGCCACGCTGGGGGCGATCGTCGCGGCCGGCGCGGGGTTCGCCCGCTCGCCCACCGCCGGCATCGTCGTGCTGGTCTTCTTCGTCGTCTACCAGCAGGTGGAGAACCATCTGCTCCAGCCGGTCATCATGGCCCGCGCGGTCCGGCTGAACCCGTTGACCGTGCTGGTCAGCGTACTGCTGGCGGCCGAGTTGGCGGGCCTGGTCGGCGCGCTGCTGGCGATCCCGGCGGCCGGCGTGGTCCAGGTGCTGCTGCGCGAGTTCGTCCCGGCCGGACGGCTGGCCCTGGCCGCCCCGGCCGACCCCGGGCCGGACCAGCGTGCCGGTCGGCCCGGCGACCCGCCACCGGCCGGCGGATCAGACCCCCGCACGGCGCCACGGCCACCGGCCGGTGGGTCGGCTCCCGGCACCCGGGACCGCCCGCCGGCCGGTGGCTGA
- a CDS encoding NAD(P)/FAD-dependent oxidoreductase: MTKPRVVIVGAGFAGYHAAKTLRRLARDRAEIVLLNTTDYFLYLPLLPEVAAGVVEPTRISVPLAGTLDGVRVVVGEADRVDLQNRWVGYRSAEGDHGQLAYDRLILSVGSVNKLLPIPGVTEYAHGFRGLPEALYLHDHVVRQVELAELTDDPAEQRARTTFVVVGAGYTGTEVAAHGQLFTDRLVAQRPHLKVRPRWMLLDVAPRVLPELDRRMSVTADRVLRRRGVDVRMGTSVGEATPDGVLLTDGEYVPTCSLIWCVGVRPDPFVAELGLRTEKGRLVVDEFLNVPGYPEVFACGDAAAVPDPTRPGQVCAMTAQHAQRQGKLAAHNIAASYGQGTRKSYKHHDLGWVVDLGGKDAAANPLHVPLSGLPAKAVTRGYHLLAMPGNRPRVAADWALDATLPRPAVQLGLIPANAVPLESESPELVHRT; the protein is encoded by the coding sequence ATGACGAAACCACGTGTGGTGATCGTGGGGGCCGGGTTCGCCGGGTACCACGCGGCCAAGACGTTGCGCCGGCTGGCCCGCGACCGGGCCGAGATCGTCCTGTTGAACACGACCGACTACTTCCTCTACCTGCCGCTGCTGCCCGAGGTGGCGGCCGGCGTGGTCGAGCCGACCCGGATCTCGGTGCCGCTCGCCGGCACGCTCGACGGCGTGCGGGTGGTGGTCGGTGAGGCGGACCGGGTCGACCTGCAGAACCGCTGGGTCGGTTACCGCTCCGCCGAGGGCGACCACGGCCAGCTCGCGTACGACCGGTTGATCCTCTCCGTGGGCAGCGTCAACAAGCTGCTGCCCATCCCCGGCGTCACCGAGTACGCGCACGGCTTCCGCGGCCTGCCCGAGGCGCTCTACCTGCACGACCACGTGGTCCGCCAGGTGGAGCTGGCCGAGCTGACCGACGACCCGGCCGAGCAGCGGGCGCGTACCACGTTCGTGGTGGTGGGGGCCGGCTACACCGGCACCGAGGTCGCCGCGCACGGGCAGCTCTTCACCGACCGGCTGGTGGCCCAGCGACCGCACCTCAAGGTCCGGCCGCGCTGGATGCTGCTGGACGTCGCCCCCCGGGTGCTGCCCGAGCTGGACCGGCGGATGTCCGTCACCGCCGACCGGGTGCTGCGCCGTCGCGGCGTGGACGTGCGGATGGGCACGTCGGTGGGCGAGGCCACCCCGGACGGGGTGCTGCTCACCGACGGCGAGTACGTGCCGACGTGCAGCCTGATCTGGTGCGTCGGCGTCCGACCCGACCCGTTCGTGGCCGAGCTGGGGCTGCGCACCGAGAAGGGCCGGCTGGTGGTCGACGAGTTCCTCAACGTCCCCGGCTATCCCGAGGTGTTCGCCTGCGGGGACGCCGCCGCCGTCCCCGACCCGACCCGGCCCGGTCAGGTCTGCGCGATGACCGCGCAGCACGCCCAGCGGCAGGGCAAGCTGGCCGCGCACAACATCGCCGCCTCGTACGGGCAGGGCACCCGCAAGTCGTACAAGCACCACGACCTGGGCTGGGTGGTCGACCTGGGCGGCAAGGACGCGGCGGCGAACCCGCTGCACGTGCCGCTGTCCGGCCTGCCGGCCAAGGCGGTCACCCGCGGCTACCACCTGCTGGCCATGCCCGGCAACCGGCCGCGCGTCGCCGCGGACTGGGCGCTCGACGCGACGCTGCCCCGCCCGGCGGTGCAGCTCGGCCTGATCCCGGCCAACGCGGTGCCGCTGGAGAGTGAGTCGCCCGAACTGGTCCACCGAACCTGA
- a CDS encoding M20/M25/M40 family metallo-hydrolase, protein MGNHETAEGRPTRSTRRTFLTASAAATAAAVATPLAADPASAAPAVPRGPGRPARPQPPDRELTALLREIDRRRIEATVRRLAAFGTRHTLSSQDDPVRGIGAARDWIHARLSEYAAASGGRMTVELQSYVQEPASRIPTATTITNVVATLRGDVTGERVYVITGHYDSRATDVMDATSDAPGADDDASGVAVVMELARVLATRRSEATIVLAAVAGEEQGLYGSAYLAGRLKAAGVDVQGMFSNDIVGSSTADDGTRDPRTVRLFAEGVPTAETPAEASVRQSVGGENDSPSRQLARFVSDVADNGATGMDVRVIYRRDRYLRGSDHISFLREGWPAGRFTEPAEDFAHQHQDVRVVDGVQYGDLPEFCDFDYITRVARVNAATLWSLAQAPGTPKGTIVVTTNLTNDTTLRWQRGTEEDLAGYEVVWRETTADRWQKVLAVGDVTEVTIDLSKDNVFFGVRAVDRAGHRSPVAFPKPGS, encoded by the coding sequence ATGGGAAACCACGAGACCGCCGAGGGCCGACCCACGAGGTCGACCCGGCGTACCTTCCTCACCGCCTCCGCCGCGGCCACCGCCGCCGCCGTCGCCACGCCGCTCGCCGCGGACCCCGCGTCCGCCGCGCCCGCCGTCCCGCGCGGCCCGGGCCGGCCGGCCCGGCCGCAACCGCCGGACCGCGAGCTGACCGCGCTGCTGCGCGAGATCGACCGGCGGCGGATCGAGGCCACCGTCCGGCGGCTCGCCGCGTTCGGCACCCGGCACACCCTCTCCAGCCAGGACGATCCGGTACGCGGCATCGGCGCCGCCCGCGACTGGATCCACGCCCGGCTGTCCGAGTACGCCGCCGCCTCCGGCGGCCGGATGACCGTCGAACTCCAGTCCTACGTGCAGGAGCCGGCGTCCCGGATCCCCACCGCCACCACCATCACCAACGTGGTGGCGACGCTGCGCGGCGACGTCACCGGAGAGCGGGTGTACGTCATCACCGGCCACTACGACTCCCGCGCCACCGACGTGATGGACGCGACCAGCGACGCGCCCGGCGCCGACGACGACGCGTCCGGGGTGGCCGTGGTGATGGAACTGGCCCGGGTGCTGGCCACCCGGCGCAGCGAGGCCACCATCGTGCTCGCCGCCGTCGCCGGCGAGGAGCAGGGACTGTACGGCTCGGCGTACCTCGCCGGGCGGTTGAAGGCCGCCGGCGTGGACGTGCAGGGCATGTTCAGCAACGACATCGTCGGCAGCAGCACCGCCGACGACGGCACCCGCGACCCGCGTACCGTGCGGCTGTTCGCCGAGGGCGTGCCGACCGCGGAGACGCCGGCCGAGGCGAGCGTGCGGCAGTCCGTCGGCGGCGAGAACGACTCCCCGTCGCGGCAGCTCGCCCGGTTCGTCAGCGACGTGGCCGACAACGGCGCGACCGGGATGGACGTCCGGGTGATCTACCGGCGGGACCGCTACCTGCGCGGCAGCGACCACATCTCGTTCCTGCGCGAGGGCTGGCCCGCCGGCCGGTTCACCGAGCCCGCCGAGGACTTCGCCCACCAGCACCAGGACGTCCGGGTGGTCGACGGCGTGCAGTACGGCGACCTGCCCGAGTTCTGCGACTTCGACTACATCACCCGGGTGGCCCGGGTGAACGCCGCGACGCTGTGGTCGCTCGCCCAGGCCCCCGGCACGCCGAAGGGGACGATCGTGGTCACCACCAACCTCACCAACGACACCACGCTGCGCTGGCAGCGCGGCACCGAGGAGGACCTGGCCGGCTACGAGGTGGTGTGGCGGGAGACCACCGCCGACCGGTGGCAGAAGGTCCTCGCGGTCGGCGACGTCACCGAGGTGACGATCGACCTGTCCAAGGACAACGTGTTCTTCGGCGTGCGGGCGGTGGACCGGGCCGGGCACCGCAGCCCGGTCGCGTTCCCGAAACCGGGAAGCTGA